From a region of the Enterobacter sp. JBIWA008 genome:
- a CDS encoding DUF445 domain-containing protein → MEKIAELKRAKLLALSLLLVAAAAFITTLFLPQNFWVRGVKAIAEAAMVGALADWFAVVALFRRVPIPFISRHTAIIPRNKDRIGDNLGQFVQEKFLDTQSLVDLIRRYEPAQMIGAWFSQPDNAQRVGLHLMQVMSGFLELTDDGRIQRLLKRAVHKAIDKVDFTETSAVMLESMTKNNRHQVLLDAIINRLITLIQRESTREFIADQIVHWLKTEHPRKAMVLPTEWLGDQSAEMVSNAVNTLLDDISHDRTHQIRQAFDRATLKLIDNLKNDPEMAAKADNIKHYLKNDEAFNRYLGEMWADLRQWLKADMQSEDSRVKQRIANAGLWFGETLSNDASLQASLNEHLEQAAHRLAPDFAAFLTRHISDTVKSWDAKDMSRQIELNIGKDLQFIRVNGTLVGGTIGLILFLLSQLPAVLGH, encoded by the coding sequence ATGGAAAAAATAGCTGAACTCAAACGCGCCAAGCTGCTGGCGCTGTCGCTGCTGCTGGTTGCCGCCGCGGCGTTTATCACCACCCTGTTCCTGCCGCAGAACTTCTGGGTGCGCGGCGTGAAGGCCATTGCCGAGGCGGCGATGGTCGGCGCGCTGGCGGACTGGTTTGCCGTGGTTGCGCTGTTCCGCCGGGTGCCCATTCCTTTTATCTCGCGCCATACGGCGATTATCCCGCGCAATAAAGACCGAATCGGCGACAATCTCGGCCAGTTCGTGCAGGAGAAGTTTCTGGATACCCAGTCGCTGGTCGATTTGATCCGCCGCTATGAGCCCGCGCAAATGATTGGTGCCTGGTTCAGCCAGCCGGACAACGCCCAGCGCGTCGGTCTGCATTTGATGCAGGTAATGAGCGGTTTTCTCGAACTCACGGACGACGGGCGCATTCAGCGGCTGCTCAAACGCGCGGTGCATAAGGCCATCGACAAGGTCGATTTCACCGAAACCAGCGCCGTGATGCTGGAGAGCATGACCAAAAACAACCGCCACCAGGTGCTGCTGGACGCCATTATCAACCGGCTGATTACCCTGATTCAGCGGGAAAGCACGCGGGAATTTATTGCCGACCAGATTGTCCACTGGCTGAAGACCGAACACCCGCGCAAGGCGATGGTGTTACCCACCGAGTGGCTGGGCGATCAAAGCGCGGAGATGGTGTCGAACGCGGTGAACACGCTGCTGGACGATATCAGCCACGACCGCACGCACCAGATCCGCCAGGCGTTTGACCGCGCCACGCTGAAGCTTATCGACAACCTGAAAAACGATCCGGAAATGGCGGCGAAAGCCGACAACATCAAGCACTACCTGAAAAACGATGAGGCGTTTAACCGCTATCTGGGCGAGATGTGGGCCGATCTGCGCCAGTGGCTGAAGGCGGATATGCAAAGCGAGGATTCGCGCGTGAAGCAACGCATCGCCAACGCCGGGCTGTGGTTTGGCGAAACGCTGTCTAATGACGCCAGCCTGCAGGCGTCGCTGAACGAGCATCTGGAGCAGGCCGCGCACCGCCTCGCCCCGGATTTCGCCGCGTTTCTGACCCGCCACATCAGCGACACGGTCAAAAGCTGGGACGCCAAAGACATGTCCCGCCAGATTGAGCTGAATATTGGCAAGGATCTGCAGTTTATCCGCGTCAACGGCACGCTGGTGGGCGGAACGATTGGCCTGATTCTGTTTTTACTCTCGCAGCTGCCGGCAGTGCTGGGGCATTAA
- a CDS encoding LysE family translocator: MELLFPSAFLALALAHFVALLSPGPDFFLLVGYAARYRLHGSAGLCLGIAAGNALYILLVIIGWSALRQFTWLFTLIELCGALYLLWIGSHLVRSRPQALALAETRQRCPSLMKQILLGLGSALLNPKNALFYLALMTALLGPDMTLLQQATCGVWMVMVVLAWDLALVSMMGLSAVQQKLSRSLWWIERTAGVVLMGFGGWVLWRFLHFLPTTLYP; this comes from the coding sequence ATGGAACTGTTATTCCCTTCCGCTTTTCTCGCCCTGGCGCTGGCGCACTTTGTTGCCCTGCTAAGCCCGGGCCCGGATTTCTTCCTGCTGGTAGGCTACGCCGCGCGCTATCGGCTGCACGGCAGCGCAGGATTGTGCCTCGGCATCGCCGCGGGTAACGCGCTTTATATTCTTCTGGTGATTATCGGCTGGAGCGCGCTGCGCCAGTTTACGTGGCTGTTTACGCTTATCGAGCTTTGCGGGGCGCTGTACCTGCTGTGGATCGGCTCGCATCTGGTGCGCAGCCGGCCTCAGGCGCTGGCGCTTGCAGAAACCCGACAGCGGTGTCCTTCTCTGATGAAGCAGATCCTGCTGGGGCTGGGGTCGGCGCTGTTAAATCCGAAAAATGCGCTGTTCTACCTGGCGCTGATGACGGCATTACTCGGGCCGGACATGACGCTGCTTCAGCAGGCAACGTGCGGCGTCTGGATGGTGATGGTGGTGCTGGCGTGGGATCTGGCGCTGGTATCGATGATGGGGCTATCGGCGGTTCAACAGAAGCTCAGCCGTTCGCTGTGGTGGATTGAGCGCACGGCGGGGGTGGTGCTGATGGGATTTGGAGGGTGGGTGCTGTGGCGGTTTTTGCACTTCCTCCCCACAACCCTCTATCCTTAA
- a CDS encoding AraC family transcriptional regulator, translating to MTDTRHVRQTFHRASGLELRSTWQSTQTYKRHCHPQLSIGAIVEGQTCCVSDGKEFILAPGDLIVIPAYAPHSCNPVVGQPRSYHMLYLDTELPLAFQIIRDPTLFKYYLDIVETMSPASVETLLYALPRCADKSAALRSTSQQVQQAFLTDLAAPPSLDELAQRFSLRKETLIRTFRQDTGLTPGSFLNISRVEYAKARLRAGDDIADVGYQSGFADQSHFHKTFVSYTAATPRQYATGRSISDNK from the coding sequence ATGACCGATACCCGACACGTCCGGCAGACATTTCACCGCGCCTCAGGCCTTGAGCTGCGCAGCACGTGGCAGAGCACGCAGACGTATAAACGTCATTGCCACCCGCAACTCTCCATCGGCGCGATTGTGGAAGGCCAGACCTGCTGCGTCAGTGATGGCAAAGAGTTTATCCTGGCTCCAGGGGATCTCATTGTCATCCCTGCTTACGCGCCGCACAGCTGCAACCCCGTCGTCGGGCAACCGCGCAGCTACCATATGCTCTACCTCGACACAGAGCTTCCTCTGGCGTTCCAGATAATTCGCGACCCTACGCTGTTTAAGTATTACCTTGATATTGTTGAGACGATGTCGCCTGCATCCGTGGAGACGCTGCTTTATGCCCTTCCCCGCTGCGCGGATAAGAGTGCTGCGCTTCGCTCAACCAGCCAGCAGGTTCAGCAGGCGTTTCTTACTGACCTGGCCGCCCCCCCTTCGCTCGACGAGCTTGCCCAACGATTCTCGCTGCGCAAGGAGACCCTGATCCGCACCTTCAGGCAGGACACCGGCCTGACGCCGGGCAGCTTCCTCAACATCTCCCGCGTGGAGTACGCCAAGGCGCGGCTGCGTGCCGGAGACGACATCGCCGACGTCGGCTACCAGAGCGGCTTTGCCGACCAGAGCCATTTTCATAAGACCTTCGTGAGCTATACCGCCGCCACGCCGCGCCAGTACGCCACGGGCCGATCAATATCAGACAATAAATAG
- a CDS encoding NAD-dependent succinate-semialdehyde dehydrogenase, with the protein MAYKTVNPATNQLIKEYPSHTDADIEAALKAADALYHSEWAKGDISQRLPVLHKLADLIDERTEELAKIASQEMGKLIEQSRGEVKLCAQIARYYADNAKQFLAPVKYQSELGEAWVEHHPIGVLMAVEPWNFPYYQLMRVLAPNLAAGNPVIAKHASIVPHCAETFAHLVREAGAPEGAWTNLFISSEQVANIIADDRVQGAALTGSEKAGSVVAAQAAKHIKKSTLELGGNDVFVVLDDADLDKAVKIGVNARLNNAGQVCTAAKRFILHEKIADAFLSKFTEAFKQVKIGDPLDESTTLGPLSSKDALETLTKQVNEAVKNGATLHYGGKPVQRDGSFFEPTILTNISRDNPAYFEEFFGPVAQVYVVKNDDEAVALANDSHYGLGGAVFSQDIERAKKMASRIETGMVYINWLTDTAPELPFGGVKRSGYGRELSDLGIKEFVNQKLVVVHR; encoded by the coding sequence ATGGCCTATAAGACAGTAAATCCTGCCACTAACCAGCTCATCAAAGAATACCCCTCACATACCGACGCGGATATCGAGGCGGCGCTGAAGGCCGCCGATGCGCTCTACCATTCGGAATGGGCGAAAGGCGACATCAGCCAGCGCCTGCCGGTGCTGCATAAGCTTGCCGACCTGATCGACGAGCGCACCGAGGAGCTGGCGAAAATCGCCAGCCAGGAGATGGGTAAGCTCATCGAACAGAGCCGCGGCGAGGTGAAGCTGTGCGCGCAGATCGCCCGCTACTACGCCGACAACGCGAAGCAGTTCCTGGCCCCGGTGAAGTATCAATCCGAACTTGGGGAAGCATGGGTGGAGCATCATCCCATCGGCGTGCTGATGGCCGTCGAGCCCTGGAACTTCCCGTATTACCAGCTGATGCGCGTCCTGGCGCCAAACCTTGCGGCGGGTAACCCGGTGATCGCCAAACATGCCAGCATCGTGCCGCACTGCGCCGAGACCTTTGCGCATCTGGTGCGCGAGGCGGGCGCGCCGGAAGGGGCATGGACCAACCTGTTCATTTCGTCCGAGCAGGTGGCGAACATCATTGCCGACGATCGCGTGCAGGGCGCAGCATTAACCGGCTCCGAAAAGGCAGGCAGCGTGGTGGCCGCGCAGGCGGCGAAGCACATTAAGAAATCCACCCTTGAACTTGGCGGTAACGACGTGTTCGTGGTGCTGGACGATGCGGACCTGGATAAAGCCGTGAAGATTGGCGTGAATGCGCGGCTCAACAACGCCGGGCAGGTCTGTACCGCGGCGAAGCGCTTTATCCTGCATGAAAAGATCGCCGACGCCTTCCTGAGCAAATTCACCGAGGCATTTAAGCAGGTGAAGATTGGCGATCCGCTGGACGAAAGCACCACGCTGGGGCCGCTGTCGTCTAAAGATGCTCTGGAAACATTGACTAAACAGGTCAACGAGGCGGTGAAAAACGGCGCGACGCTGCACTATGGCGGCAAGCCCGTTCAGCGCGACGGGAGCTTCTTCGAACCGACCATCCTGACCAATATCTCGCGCGACAACCCGGCGTACTTCGAAGAGTTCTTCGGCCCGGTGGCGCAGGTTTACGTGGTGAAAAACGACGATGAGGCGGTCGCCCTGGCGAACGACTCTCACTACGGTCTGGGCGGCGCGGTGTTCAGCCAGGATATCGAGCGGGCGAAGAAAATGGCGTCACGTATTGAGACCGGGATGGTGTATATCAACTGGCTTACCGATACCGCGCCAGAGCTGCCGTTCGGCGGCGTGAAGCGCTCCGGTTACGGACGCGAGCTGTCGGATCTGGGGATCAAAGAGTTTGTGAACCAGAAGCTGGTGGTGGTGCACAGGTAA
- a CDS encoding YfaZ family outer membrane protein: protein MKKLNVLILSALTAVSGSALAMGGSIEQGKNFTNLNVEMGKSTSGLYTEGSWLKNTDDGTTTGGVGAGYNFEVGPVMLNAGAKALYVGPKKGDNGVAFPIGGGVNVALTDSIKVFGEGYVAPDGLNNSVKNYVEANGGVSWTPIKPVTLKVGYRHVSVDGKDGRPNHTLIDGAYVGGGVSF, encoded by the coding sequence ATGAAAAAGCTTAACGTTCTCATCCTTTCCGCTCTGACCGCTGTCTCGGGCTCCGCACTGGCGATGGGCGGCAGCATTGAGCAGGGTAAAAACTTTACCAACCTGAATGTGGAAATGGGTAAATCGACCTCCGGTCTGTACACCGAAGGTAGCTGGCTGAAAAATACCGATGACGGCACCACGACCGGTGGCGTAGGTGCAGGATACAACTTCGAAGTCGGTCCGGTGATGTTGAACGCAGGCGCTAAGGCCCTCTACGTTGGCCCGAAAAAAGGCGATAACGGCGTAGCGTTCCCAATCGGTGGCGGCGTGAACGTTGCCCTGACCGACAGCATCAAGGTATTCGGCGAAGGTTACGTTGCGCCAGACGGGCTGAACAACAGCGTCAAAAACTACGTGGAAGCGAACGGCGGCGTCAGCTGGACCCCAATCAAACCTGTGACCCTGAAAGTGGGTTACCGCCACGTGAGCGTTGACGGCAAAGACGGTCGTCCAAACCACACGCTGATCGACGGCGCATACGTGGGCGGCGGCGTGAGCTTCTAA
- a CDS encoding esterase-like activity of phytase family protein has protein sequence MKRKIIPVLIGCALSFSGLAAQPTAERYVVSFPEGSHVSYSGAFASAFPNGLPVGIGSGLLFTGKQGDALTFATVTDRGPNADAPKMGKNEAKIFVTPDFAPLLMTIRVENGKAEATDARPLHDDKGEINGLPLQSGVIGSTNEVAFSDTLKILKGDNRGLDTEGITPDGKGGYWLCDEYGPFLINVDSKGKILTIHGPQAAEGETSIAGGLPNIIKWRQANRGFEGLTRMPDGRIIAAVQSTLDIDGKSKKQALFTRLVSFDPATGKTAMYGYPIDSAAYGKNSDAKIGDIVALDDQHILLIEQGSDKNDGMRNLIYKVDLSKASDLSAFDKPGEYPEFDDEKTLAQRGITLAAKTQVVDLRALGWQQEKAEGLALIDSKRLAVANDNDFGVKVAMQNPVEGKKLKNYRVNAEGKLTLDDKPVETTLSVKPLKKPESDSELWIVTLPEAVK, from the coding sequence ATGAAAAGAAAAATTATTCCTGTGCTAATTGGTTGTGCGCTCTCTTTCTCTGGCCTGGCGGCGCAGCCCACTGCTGAGCGCTATGTCGTCAGCTTCCCTGAAGGCTCACACGTGAGCTACAGCGGCGCGTTTGCCAGCGCGTTTCCGAACGGACTGCCCGTGGGAATCGGTTCTGGCCTGCTGTTTACCGGCAAACAGGGCGACGCCCTGACCTTTGCGACCGTGACCGATCGCGGTCCAAACGCCGATGCGCCAAAAATGGGTAAAAACGAAGCCAAAATATTTGTCACGCCAGATTTCGCGCCGCTGCTGATGACCATCCGCGTTGAGAACGGCAAAGCAGAGGCAACGGATGCCCGACCGCTGCATGATGATAAAGGCGAGATTAACGGTCTGCCGCTGCAAAGCGGCGTGATTGGCTCCACCAATGAAGTGGCGTTCAGCGATACCCTCAAAATTCTGAAAGGTGACAACCGCGGGCTGGACACGGAAGGCATCACGCCGGACGGGAAAGGCGGCTACTGGCTGTGCGACGAGTATGGCCCGTTCCTTATTAACGTCGACAGCAAAGGCAAGATCCTGACGATCCACGGGCCGCAGGCGGCGGAAGGTGAGACGTCCATCGCGGGCGGTCTGCCAAATATTATCAAATGGCGTCAGGCAAACCGTGGCTTTGAAGGCCTGACCCGGATGCCGGACGGGCGGATTATCGCCGCCGTGCAAAGCACGCTGGATATCGACGGAAAGAGCAAAAAGCAGGCGCTGTTTACGCGTCTGGTGAGCTTCGATCCGGCGACCGGAAAAACCGCGATGTACGGCTACCCTATCGACAGCGCGGCCTACGGTAAAAACAGCGACGCCAAAATCGGCGACATCGTGGCGCTCGATGACCAGCATATCCTGCTGATTGAGCAGGGAAGCGATAAAAACGACGGGATGCGCAACCTGATTTACAAGGTGGATCTCAGCAAGGCGAGCGACCTTTCCGCCTTTGACAAGCCGGGCGAATACCCGGAGTTCGATGATGAGAAAACCCTGGCGCAGCGCGGCATAACGCTTGCTGCAAAAACGCAGGTTGTCGACCTGCGCGCGCTGGGCTGGCAGCAGGAGAAGGCCGAAGGGCTGGCGCTGATCGACAGCAAACGGCTTGCGGTGGCGAACGATAACGACTTTGGCGTGAAGGTGGCGATGCAAAACCCGGTCGAGGGCAAGAAGCTCAAGAATTATCGGGTGAACGCGGAAGGCAAGCTGACGCTGGATGATAAGCCGGTTGAAACCACGCTCAGCGTGAAGCCGCTGAAGAAGCCGGAGTCGGACAGCGAGCTGTGGATTGTGACGCTGCCGGAGGCGGTGAAATAA
- the yjiA gene encoding GTPase yields the protein MTPIAVTLLTGFLGAGKTTLLRHILNEQHGFKIAVIENEFGEVSVDDQLIGDRATQIKTLTNGCICCTRSNELEDALLDLLDSRDRGEIDFDRLVIECTGMADPGPIIQTFFSHEILCQRYLLDGVIALVDAVHADEQMNQFTIAQSQVGYADRILLTKTDVAGGSEKLRERLTRINSRAPIYTVTHGDIDLSQLFNTNGFMLEENVTAKPRFHFMGDRQNDVASIVVELDYPVDISEVSRVMENLLLSFADKLLRYKGMLWIDGEPNRLLFQGVQRLYSADWDRPWGDEAPHSVMVFIGIQLPEQEIRAAFAGLKK from the coding sequence ATGACCCCGATTGCCGTTACCCTGCTGACCGGTTTCCTCGGCGCCGGTAAAACCACCCTGCTGCGCCACATCCTGAATGAGCAGCACGGCTTCAAAATCGCCGTTATTGAAAACGAATTCGGTGAGGTCTCGGTAGACGATCAGTTGATCGGCGATCGCGCCACCCAGATCAAAACCCTGACCAACGGCTGCATCTGCTGCACCCGCTCTAACGAATTAGAAGATGCCCTGCTGGACCTGCTCGACAGCCGCGATCGCGGCGAGATCGACTTTGACCGTCTGGTGATCGAGTGCACCGGCATGGCCGATCCCGGCCCGATTATTCAGACCTTTTTCTCTCACGAGATACTCTGCCAGCGCTATCTGCTGGACGGCGTGATTGCCCTGGTCGACGCGGTCCACGCCGACGAGCAGATGAACCAGTTCACCATCGCCCAGTCTCAGGTGGGTTACGCCGACCGCATCCTGCTGACCAAAACCGACGTGGCGGGCGGAAGCGAAAAACTGCGCGAGCGCCTGACCCGCATTAACTCACGCGCGCCGATTTACACGGTGACGCACGGCGACATCGACCTGTCTCAGCTGTTCAACACCAACGGCTTTATGCTGGAGGAGAACGTCACCGCGAAACCGCGCTTCCACTTTATGGGAGACAGGCAAAACGACGTGGCGTCGATTGTGGTGGAGCTGGACTACCCGGTGGATATCAGCGAGGTTTCGCGCGTGATGGAAAACCTGCTGCTGTCGTTTGCCGACAAGCTGCTGCGCTACAAGGGGATGCTGTGGATTGACGGCGAGCCGAACCGCCTGCTGTTCCAGGGCGTACAGCGCCTGTACAGCGCCGACTGGGACAGACCCTGGGGCGATGAAGCGCCGCACAGCGTGATGGTGTTTATCGGTATCCAGCTCCCGGAACAAGAAATTCGGGCGGCGTTTGCGGGGCTGAAAAAATAA
- a CDS encoding YbdD/YjiX family protein, which produces MFGNLGEAKKYLGQAAKMLIGIPDYDNYVEHMKTNHPDKPYMTYTEFFRERQEARYGGSGEGGVRCC; this is translated from the coding sequence ATGTTTGGTAACTTAGGCGAAGCAAAAAAATACCTCGGTCAGGCGGCGAAAATGCTGATTGGCATTCCGGACTATGACAACTACGTTGAGCATATGAAGACCAACCATCCGGATAAGCCGTACATGACCTACACCGAATTCTTCCGCGAGCGTCAGGAAGCGCGCTACGGCGGAAGTGGAGAAGGCGGCGTCCGCTGCTGCTAA
- a CDS encoding carbon starvation CstA family protein gives MDTKKLLKHVPWALLGILGAFCLAVVALRRGEHVSALWIVVASVSVYLVAYRYYSLYIAQKVMKLDPTRATPAVINNDGLNYVPTNRYVLFGHHFAAIAGAGPLVGPVLAAQMGYLPGTLWLLAGVVLAGAVQDFMVLFISSRRNGASLGEMVKEEMGRVPGTIALFGCFLIMIIILAVLALIVVKALAESPWGVFTVCSTVPIALFMGIYMRFLRPGRVGEVSVIGIVLLVASIYFGGVIAHDPYWGPALTFKDTTITFALIGYAFISALLPVWLILAPRDYLATFLKIGVIVGLAIGILVINPDLKMPAVTQYIDGTGPLWKGALFPFLFITIACGAVSGFHALISSGTTPKLLANEKDARLIGYGAMLMESFVAIMALVAASIIEPGLYFAMNTPPAGLGITMPNLHEMGGDNAALIMAQLKDASAHAAATVSSWGFVISPEQIMQTAKDIGEPSVLNRAGGAPTLAVGIAHVFHKVLPWADMGFWYHFGILFEALFILTALDAGTRAGRFMLQDLLGNFVPFLKKTDSLVAGILGTAGCVGLWGYLLYQGVVDPLGGVKSLWPLFGISNQMLAAVALVLGTVVLVKMKRTKYIWVTVVPALWLLLCTTWALGLKLFSANPQLEGFFFMANQYKEKIAAGGADLTAQQIANMNHIVVNNYTNAGLSILFLVVVYSIIFYGIKTWLKVRNADGRTDKETPYVPVPEGGVKTSSHH, from the coding sequence ATGGATACTAAAAAACTACTGAAGCACGTGCCCTGGGCCTTACTCGGGATCCTCGGCGCTTTTTGTCTGGCGGTTGTCGCATTACGCCGGGGCGAACACGTAAGCGCCCTGTGGATCGTGGTCGCGTCCGTTTCCGTCTATCTTGTGGCTTATCGCTACTACAGCTTGTACATCGCGCAGAAGGTCATGAAGCTCGACCCGACGCGCGCCACTCCGGCGGTCATTAACAATGACGGCCTGAACTACGTGCCAACCAACCGCTACGTGCTGTTTGGTCACCACTTTGCCGCTATCGCCGGTGCAGGCCCGCTGGTCGGCCCGGTGCTGGCCGCGCAGATGGGCTACCTGCCGGGTACCCTGTGGCTGCTCGCCGGCGTGGTGCTGGCGGGTGCGGTGCAGGACTTTATGGTGCTGTTTATCTCTTCTCGCCGTAACGGCGCCTCGCTGGGTGAGATGGTCAAAGAAGAGATGGGCCGCGTGCCGGGGACCATCGCCCTGTTCGGCTGCTTCCTGATTATGATCATCATCCTCGCGGTGCTGGCCCTGATCGTGGTGAAAGCGCTGGCCGAAAGCCCGTGGGGCGTCTTCACCGTCTGCTCAACCGTGCCGATTGCGCTGTTCATGGGGATCTACATGCGCTTCCTGAGACCGGGACGCGTGGGTGAAGTGTCGGTGATTGGTATCGTGCTGCTGGTCGCCTCCATCTACTTCGGCGGCGTGATTGCGCACGACCCGTACTGGGGCCCGGCGCTGACCTTCAAGGACACCACCATCACCTTCGCGCTGATTGGCTATGCGTTTATCTCCGCGCTGCTGCCGGTCTGGCTGATTCTGGCCCCGCGTGACTACCTGGCCACCTTCCTGAAAATCGGCGTTATCGTCGGTCTGGCGATCGGCATCCTGGTGATTAACCCGGATCTGAAAATGCCGGCAGTGACCCAGTACATCGACGGTACCGGCCCGCTGTGGAAAGGCGCACTGTTCCCGTTCCTGTTCATCACTATCGCCTGCGGTGCGGTCTCCGGATTCCACGCCCTGATCTCCTCCGGTACCACGCCTAAGCTGCTGGCGAACGAGAAAGACGCGCGTCTGATCGGCTACGGCGCGATGCTGATGGAGTCCTTCGTGGCGATCATGGCGCTGGTTGCAGCCTCCATTATCGAACCGGGTCTGTACTTCGCGATGAACACCCCGCCTGCTGGCCTCGGCATTACCATGCCAAACCTGCACGAAATGGGCGGTGACAACGCGGCGCTGATTATGGCGCAGCTGAAAGACGCGAGCGCACACGCGGCGGCGACCGTCAGCTCCTGGGGCTTCGTGATTTCGCCTGAGCAGATCATGCAGACGGCGAAAGACATTGGCGAACCGTCCGTGCTGAACCGCGCCGGTGGTGCGCCTACGCTGGCCGTCGGTATCGCACACGTGTTCCACAAAGTGCTGCCGTGGGCGGACATGGGCTTCTGGTACCACTTCGGTATTCTGTTCGAAGCGCTGTTCATCCTGACCGCGCTGGACGCCGGTACCCGTGCGGGCCGCTTCATGCTGCAGGATCTGCTCGGTAACTTCGTACCGTTCCTGAAGAAAACCGACTCTCTGGTGGCGGGTATTCTGGGTACGGCGGGCTGCGTCGGTCTGTGGGGCTACCTGTTGTATCAGGGCGTTGTCGACCCGCTCGGCGGCGTGAAGAGCCTGTGGCCGCTGTTCGGTATCTCTAACCAGATGCTGGCCGCCGTGGCGCTGGTGCTCGGCACCGTGGTCCTCGTGAAGATGAAGCGCACCAAATACATCTGGGTCACCGTGGTGCCTGCGCTGTGGCTGCTGCTCTGCACCACCTGGGCGCTTGGCCTGAAGCTGTTCAGCGCCAACCCGCAGCTGGAAGGCTTCTTCTTCATGGCTAATCAGTACAAAGAGAAGATTGCCGCAGGCGGCGCGGATCTGACCGCGCAGCAGATTGCCAACATGAACCATATCGTGGTGAACAACTACACCAACGCGGGTCTGAGCATTCTGTTCCTGGTGGTGGTGTACAGCATCATCTTCTATGGCATCAAAACCTGGCTGAAAGTGCGTAACGCCGACGGCCGTACGGATAAAGAAACCCCGTACGTGCCGGTGCCGGAAGGCGGCGTGAAGACCTCTTCACACCATTAA
- a CDS encoding WYL domain-containing protein, producing the protein MAKTTRSRSAERLVDILLELHLNGVVNRSALMEKFRITERTVYRDLNALSPIVEHTGNGLYRLIHSAQSPGGQGLHHTLANFLNADSFFPERNTEFWQNLETRVDENHILILANEAEHTVQRDIRRHLTKIEKAIKNHNVCQIAYKGKTRLINPYKLINNKNIWYLQATENSHLKSFSLSQISWFDIQKTTFTPEENVLELLEKSLDPWVSENTFSVKIFIKDNISHYFLRRNLLPEQELLEEQQGGVTLRCRAAHENQILPLLFYWLPNIQILEPTWLKEKLIRTLEGYLAVEHNPNNQVISIT; encoded by the coding sequence ATGGCTAAAACGACGCGGAGCCGCTCGGCTGAACGTCTGGTCGATATTCTCCTTGAGCTACATTTAAACGGTGTGGTAAACCGCAGTGCGCTAATGGAGAAATTTAGAATTACCGAGCGCACCGTCTACCGGGATTTAAATGCACTCTCTCCTATTGTTGAACATACCGGTAACGGACTATATCGGCTGATCCATTCTGCACAATCGCCCGGTGGACAAGGCTTACATCATACCCTTGCTAACTTCCTGAATGCTGACAGCTTTTTCCCTGAAAGAAATACGGAATTCTGGCAGAATCTTGAAACGCGCGTTGACGAAAACCATATTCTTATTCTTGCTAATGAAGCCGAACACACGGTCCAACGCGATATTCGTCGTCATTTAACGAAAATCGAGAAAGCGATTAAAAACCATAATGTTTGCCAGATTGCTTATAAGGGGAAAACCCGTCTGATTAATCCCTATAAACTCATTAACAATAAAAACATATGGTATTTACAAGCCACCGAAAATAGCCATCTGAAATCCTTCTCATTGAGCCAGATTAGCTGGTTTGATATTCAAAAAACGACCTTCACCCCGGAAGAAAATGTCCTTGAGCTGCTGGAAAAAAGCCTCGACCCCTGGGTCTCCGAAAATACTTTCTCGGTGAAAATATTCATCAAGGATAATATTTCACATTACTTCCTGCGCCGCAATCTTCTGCCGGAACAAGAGCTTCTGGAGGAGCAACAGGGCGGCGTCACGCTGCGCTGCCGGGCGGCGCACGAGAACCAGATCCTGCCGCTGCTGTTCTACTGGCTGCCCAATATTCAGATTCTGGAACCGACCTGGCTGAAGGAGAAACTCATCAGGACGCTGGAGGGCTATCTGGCCGTGGAACACAACCCGAATAATCAAGTGATCTCAATCACATAA
- a CDS encoding 4-hydroxyphenylacetate 3-monooxygenase reductase subunit, translating to MQSEQRLRFRDAMASLSAAVNVVTTEGEAGRCGITATAVCSVTDTPPSVMVCINANSAMNPVFQGNGRLCVNVLNHEQEIMARHFAGMTGMTMEERFALTCWQKGPLAQPVLKGALASLEGKISQVQTIGTHLVYLVEVKNIILSDAGHGLIYFRRRFHPVMLEAEAAV from the coding sequence ATGCAATCAGAACAACGCCTGCGTTTTCGCGACGCCATGGCCAGCCTGTCGGCCGCGGTCAATGTAGTCACCACCGAGGGCGAGGCGGGCCGCTGCGGCATTACCGCCACCGCCGTCTGTTCGGTGACTGACACCCCGCCGTCGGTCATGGTGTGCATCAACGCCAACAGCGCCATGAACCCGGTATTTCAGGGCAACGGCAGGCTGTGCGTAAACGTGCTGAACCACGAGCAGGAGATCATGGCTCGCCATTTCGCCGGGATGACCGGTATGACGATGGAGGAGCGCTTTGCCCTCACCTGCTGGCAAAAAGGCCCGCTGGCGCAGCCGGTGCTCAAGGGCGCGCTCGCCAGCCTTGAAGGCAAGATAAGCCAGGTGCAAACCATCGGCACGCATCTTGTCTACCTTGTTGAAGTTAAAAACATCATTCTGAGCGACGCGGGACATGGCCTGATCTACTTCAGACGCCGTTTCCACCCGGTCATGCTGGAGGCGGAAGCCGCCGTGTGA